A region from the Lolium perenne isolate Kyuss_39 chromosome 4, Kyuss_2.0, whole genome shotgun sequence genome encodes:
- the LOC127346842 gene encoding UDP-glycosyltransferase 83A1-like: MPGAKPHVMVLPFPAQGHVTPLMELSHRLVDHGFEVTFVCTELIHALLMDALRKNTDDGVDALDGIHLVSIPDGMADGDDRRDLCKFVDGVFRRVPCYLEKLIKETEASGAASVKWLVADVNMWFCFPIAKNLGVRVAGIWPGAASGLGMSFRITQMIEDGFIDDKGYPKVQGTYEIAPKNKMPPICTSHMPWSIDGPPEGQETIFKLFYGYAQSTNRPEITVCNSFLDAETTAFELFPDIVPIGPLFADQELRKPVGQFWPVDTGCLKWLDAQSCSSVVYVAFGSFTIFDPRQFRQLAEGLELTGRPFLWVVRPDFTTGGLSKEWFDGFQSRVAGKGMIVSWCPQQQVLAHPALACFVSHCGWNSTTEGVRNGVPILCWPYFADQFANRSYICDIWMTGLAVTRGEDGVVTKEELISKLELVINDDGIAERVRMLRDAARRSLSKGGSSYENFLKFVSLLAE; this comes from the exons ATGCCCGGCGCGAAGCCTCACGTCATGGTACTTCCCTTCCCGGCGCAGGGCCACGTGACCCCGCTCATGGAGCTGtcgcaccgcctcgtcgaccatgGCTTCGAGGTCACATTCGTGTGCACCGAGCTCATCCACGCGCTTCTCATGGACGCCCTCCGGAAGAACACCGACGATGGCGTCGACGCGCTGGACGGGATCCACTTGGTCTCCATACCGGACGGCATGGCTGACGGCGACGACCGCCGGGACCTCTGCAAGTTCGTCGACGGGGTGTTTCGGCGCGTGCCCTGCTACCTGGAGAAGCTGATCAAGGAGACGGAAGCGTCCGGGGCGGCCAGTGTGAAGTGGCTCGTCGCCGACGTAAACATGTGGTTCTGCTTCCCGATTGCCAAGAACCTCGGCGTTCGGGTGGCCGGCATCTGGCCGGGGGCCGCGTCTGGCCTCGGAATGTCGTTCAGGATTACCCAGATGATAGAGGATGGGTTCATTGACGACAAGG GCTACCCAAAGGTACAGGGTACGTACGAGATCGCTCCCAAGAACAAGATGCCGCCCATCTGTACGTCGCACATGCCGTGGAGCATCGACGGCCCACCCGAGGGGCAGGAGACAATCTTCAAGCTGTTCTACGGCTACGCCCAATCGACCAACCGCCCGGAGATCACCGTGTGCAACTCATTCCTCGACGCCGAGACAACAGCGTTCGAGCTGTTCCCTGACATAGTGCCCATCGGTCCTCTCTTCGCCGACCAGGAGCTCCGCAAGCCTGTCGGGCAGTTCTGGCCGGTCGACACTGGGTGCCTGAAGTGGCTCGACGCACAGTCCTGCAGCTCTGTCGTGTACGTGGCGTTCGGTAGCTTCACTATCTTCGACCCGCGGCAGTTCAGACAGCTCGCCGAGGGACTGGAGCTCACCGGCCGGCCGTTCCTGTGGGTGGTGCGCCCAGACTTCACCACCGGCGGCCTCAGCAAAGAGTGGTTCGACGGTTTCCAAAGCCGCGTCGCCGGCAAGGGCATGATCGTCAGCTGGTGCCCCCAGCAGCAG GTTCTGGCGCACCCCGCATTGGCGTGCTTCGTGTCGCACTGCGGGTGGAACTCGACGACGGAGGGGGTCAGGAATGGCGTGCCGATCCTGTGTTGGCCGTACTTCGCCGACCAGTTTGCCAACCGAAGCTACATTTGCGACATCTGGATGACCGGCTTGGCCGTGACGCGCGGCGAAGATGGCGTGGTAACGAAGGAGGAGTTGATTAGTAAACTGGAACTGGTGATCAACGACGACGGAATTGCGGAGAGGGTAAGGATGCTCAGGGACGCAGCTCGCAGGAGCCTCAGCAAGGGCGGCTCTTCCTACGAGAATTTCCTGAAATTTGTTAGTCTTCTAGCGGAGTGA